One stretch of Rathayibacter festucae DSM 15932 DNA includes these proteins:
- a CDS encoding 1-deoxy-D-xylulose-5-phosphate reductoisomerase produces MRRVIILGSTGSIGTQALDVIGANRDRFEVVGLGAGSNREVVAQQARDFGVEHTAFGAAEAEQLIRSVDADVVLNGITGSVGLGPTLAALEEGRTLALANKESLIVGGELVTSLAAPGQIVPVDSEHSAIAQALLAGEHREVRRLVLTASGGPFRGRDRASLRDVTPAEALAHPTWDMGLVVTTNSSTLVNKGLEVIEAHLLFDVPYDRIDVTVHPQSIVHSMVEFVDGSTIAQASPPDMRLPISLGLDWPHRVAGVGVPLDWTRAQSWTFEPLDEEAFPSVRLAKKVGVAGASYPAVFNAANEQAVQAFHAGRIGYLDILATVEAVVDAHTVDGELTRESLAEAEAWARRTADARIAAA; encoded by the coding sequence ATGCGCAGGGTCATCATCCTCGGCTCGACCGGGTCCATCGGCACGCAGGCCCTCGACGTCATCGGCGCGAACCGCGACCGCTTCGAGGTGGTCGGCCTGGGCGCCGGCTCCAACCGAGAGGTCGTCGCCCAGCAGGCGCGAGACTTCGGCGTCGAGCACACCGCCTTCGGCGCCGCGGAGGCCGAGCAGCTGATCCGCTCGGTCGACGCGGACGTCGTCCTGAACGGCATCACCGGCTCGGTCGGCCTCGGCCCGACGCTCGCGGCGCTCGAGGAGGGCCGCACCCTCGCCCTCGCGAACAAGGAGTCGCTGATCGTCGGCGGCGAGCTGGTCACCTCGCTCGCCGCTCCCGGCCAGATCGTGCCCGTCGACTCCGAGCACTCGGCTATCGCGCAGGCGCTGCTCGCGGGGGAGCACCGCGAGGTCCGCCGGCTGGTGCTGACCGCGTCGGGCGGTCCCTTCCGCGGGCGCGACCGCGCCTCCCTCCGCGACGTCACCCCGGCGGAGGCGCTCGCGCATCCGACCTGGGACATGGGCCTCGTGGTCACCACCAACTCGTCGACGCTCGTCAACAAGGGCCTCGAGGTGATCGAGGCGCACCTGCTCTTCGACGTGCCGTACGACCGGATCGACGTGACCGTGCACCCGCAGTCGATCGTCCACTCGATGGTCGAGTTCGTCGACGGCTCCACGATCGCCCAGGCCTCGCCGCCCGACATGCGACTGCCCATCTCCCTCGGCCTCGACTGGCCGCACCGCGTCGCCGGCGTCGGCGTGCCGCTGGACTGGACCCGCGCGCAGTCCTGGACGTTCGAGCCGCTCGACGAGGAGGCGTTCCCCTCCGTCCGGCTCGCGAAGAAGGTCGGAGTCGCGGGGGCGTCGTACCCGGCCGTCTTCAACGCCGCGAACGAGCAGGCCGTGCAGGCGTTCCACGCGGGGCGGATCGGCTACCTGGACATCCTCGCGACGGTCGAGGCCGTCGTCGACGCGCACACCGTGGACGGCGAGCTGACCCGCGAGTCGCTGGCCGAGGCCGAGGCCTGGGCGCGCCGCACGGCCGACGCGCGGATCGCCGCCGCCTGA